In Methanomassiliicoccus sp., the following proteins share a genomic window:
- a CDS encoding thiolase domain-containing protein, which yields MREVAIIGIGDTKFGELWDQSFRDLGIQAGLSAVGDANLSGEEIDALYVGNMSAGKFIEQEHIGALIADYSGLARDHIPATRVEAAGASGALAFRQGYLAVASGMHDIVVVGGAEKMTDVGDVLSTEIQATAADQQWETAFGATFPSLHALIARRHMHEYGTTREQMGMVAVKNHKHGSLNPKAQYQKEIKLDAVLKSPPVAEPLGMFDCAPISDGAAAVVLCCMDKARKYTDTPVKVLASGQASDTLALAHRESITRFDATTVAAQRAFKQADTDASGIQVAEVHDNFTISEILAVEDLGFFPKGEGGKATAEGQTALGAKIAVNTSGGLKARGDPIGATGIAQVVELVYQLRGQAGKRQVAGAERGLAHNVGGTGATAIVTILGRVN from the coding sequence ATGAGAGAGGTAGCGATCATCGGCATCGGGGACACCAAGTTCGGGGAGCTGTGGGACCAGTCCTTCCGTGACCTGGGCATACAGGCGGGGCTGTCCGCGGTGGGGGATGCCAACCTGTCGGGCGAGGAGATAGACGCGCTGTACGTGGGCAACATGTCCGCGGGGAAGTTCATCGAGCAGGAGCACATCGGGGCGCTCATAGCCGACTACTCTGGCCTGGCGCGGGACCACATCCCCGCCACCAGGGTGGAGGCGGCCGGCGCGTCGGGGGCCCTGGCGTTCCGTCAGGGGTATCTGGCAGTGGCCTCGGGCATGCACGACATAGTGGTCGTCGGCGGGGCCGAGAAGATGACCGACGTCGGCGACGTGCTGTCCACGGAGATCCAGGCCACGGCGGCGGACCAGCAGTGGGAGACGGCCTTCGGGGCCACCTTCCCCTCCTTGCACGCCCTCATCGCCCGACGGCACATGCACGAGTACGGCACCACCAGGGAGCAGATGGGCATGGTGGCGGTGAAGAACCACAAGCACGGTTCCCTCAACCCCAAGGCGCAGTACCAGAAGGAGATCAAGCTGGACGCCGTCCTGAAATCCCCTCCGGTGGCCGAGCCCCTGGGGATGTTCGACTGCGCACCCATATCCGACGGCGCGGCCGCGGTGGTGCTGTGCTGCATGGACAAGGCGCGGAAGTACACCGACACGCCGGTGAAGGTGCTCGCCTCCGGGCAGGCCTCGGACACGCTGGCGCTGGCGCACCGCGAGAGCATCACCCGCTTCGACGCCACCACCGTGGCGGCGCAAAGGGCCTTCAAGCAGGCGGACACCGACGCTTCGGGCATCCAGGTGGCGGAGGTGCATGACAACTTCACCATCTCCGAGATCCTGGCCGTGGAGGACCTGGGCTTCTTCCCCAAGGGGGAAGGGGGCAAGGCCACGGCCGAGGGGCAGACCGCGCTGGGAGCGAAGATCGCCGTCAACACCTCCGGCGGGCTCAAGGCGCGCGGCGACCCCATCGGGGCCACCGGCATCGCCCAGGTCGTGGAGCTGGTGTACCAGCTGCGGGGGCAGGCGGGCAAGCGGCAGGTCGCCGGGGCCGAGCGCGGCCTTGCCCACAATGTCGGAGGGACCGGGGCCACGGCCATCGTCACCATCCTGGGGAGGGTGAACTAA
- a CDS encoding Zn-ribbon domain-containing OB-fold protein: MTVARFWRENESRYNLIGTKCGNCGRLYFPPRSVCPVCHRKSLGKMEHFHLDGKGEVLSFSIVHDAPSQFELQKPYVIAIIMMDEGIRLTGQIIDCDPADVTIGMKVQATIRKVGEEGASGIIHYGYKFMPLR, translated from the coding sequence ATGACCGTCGCCAGGTTCTGGAGGGAGAACGAGTCCCGGTACAACCTCATCGGGACGAAGTGCGGCAACTGCGGGCGGCTGTACTTCCCGCCGCGGTCGGTGTGCCCGGTATGCCACCGCAAGAGCTTGGGGAAGATGGAGCACTTCCATCTGGATGGAAAGGGAGAGGTCCTGTCCTTCTCCATCGTCCATGACGCCCCCTCGCAGTTCGAGCTGCAGAAGCCGTACGTCATCGCCATAATAATGATGGACGAGGGCATCCGCCTCACCGGTCAGATCATCGACTGCGATCCCGCGGACGTGACCATAGGCATGAAGGTCCAGGCCACTATCCGCAAGGTCGGTGAGGAGGGAGCATCGGGCATCATCCACTATGGGTACAAGTTCATGCCCCTGCGGTGA
- a CDS encoding homoserine kinase — protein sequence MVMDKVTVRSPATLSNLGSGFDVFGMALREPFDEIEARCIPGHDVVIEAVEGWGAESITTAAERNSAGVAAMSVLARANADFGVAIRIKKGIRPASGIGSSGASAAGGACAANLLLDKPLRPEELVFSAAKAEQTTSGSFHADNVGPAVMGGFTIIKSYDPFEILRVDPPRNLGVVVTMPDFLVSTKEARKVLPAQVPLKSMIYEVGNASSLVLGMCRGDVELIGRSMKDVVIEPARAPLNHHLQEAESAAKDAGAAGVFLGGSGPCVIAIYDLEQREGRDIAAAVRDVYGRHGINSDTWVTTWGDGCRRV from the coding sequence ATGGTAATGGACAAGGTCACGGTGAGGTCCCCGGCAACCCTATCAAATCTAGGTTCCGGTTTCGACGTCTTCGGCATGGCGCTTCGCGAGCCGTTCGATGAGATCGAAGCGAGGTGCATCCCCGGCCACGATGTGGTCATCGAGGCGGTCGAGGGATGGGGGGCCGAAAGCATAACCACTGCTGCGGAGAGGAACTCTGCAGGAGTGGCGGCCATGTCCGTCCTGGCCCGGGCCAACGCCGACTTCGGCGTGGCCATAAGGATAAAGAAGGGGATCCGCCCAGCCTCGGGCATAGGTTCCTCGGGGGCCTCCGCGGCGGGGGGCGCATGCGCGGCCAACCTCCTGCTGGACAAACCCCTCCGGCCGGAAGAGCTGGTCTTCAGCGCGGCCAAGGCCGAGCAGACCACCTCGGGCAGCTTCCACGCCGACAACGTGGGTCCGGCGGTGATGGGCGGCTTTACGATAATCAAGTCCTACGATCCCTTCGAGATCCTGAGGGTCGATCCCCCGCGGAACCTGGGAGTGGTGGTCACCATGCCCGACTTCCTGGTGAGCACCAAGGAAGCGCGCAAGGTGCTGCCGGCACAGGTGCCCCTGAAAAGCATGATCTACGAGGTGGGCAACGCCTCCTCACTGGTGCTGGGCATGTGCCGCGGGGACGTCGAGCTCATAGGGAGGAGCATGAAGGACGTGGTCATTGAGCCCGCCCGCGCTCCCCTGAACCATCACCTCCAAGAGGCGGAGAGCGCGGCCAAGGACGCGGGCGCGGCCGGGGTCTTCCTGGGCGGGTCGGGTCCGTGCGTCATCGCCATCTACGATCTGGAGCAAAGAGAGGGAAGGGACATCGCCGCGGCGGTACGGGACGTGTACGGACGCCACGGCATCAACAGCGATACCTGGGTGACCACCTGGGGAGACGGATGCAGGAGGGTGTGA
- the tnpB gene encoding IS200/IS605 family element transposase accessory protein TnpB has translation MRTVRLKLVLTEEQKGSLLRTMEEYTRAFDHAARWGYEHHCWDKRRLQYEIYYDTRAAVPKLGAGLIQSSKDVACEALKRCKCRAVPKRRTYAAVRYPWKEAKVYFSSGTVSLYSIEGRIHAPVVLYAYLEKYKDWKCKISNLVWNKITKLFFLNVVVENREVLAQSKGDILGIDRGLKNVAVCSNNMFFNSSQINATRGRYAKNKAELQAVGTRSAIRRLRKQSGRERRFVTCENHRISKIIASTEFAVFALEDLANINMCRWLDRRTRGRLRSWAYHQLEVFLRYKAEEMGKAVVLVDPTCTSQWCSRCGWIDKKSRKGNEFHCVKCGFQLNADLNASRIIARLGRSDASRLLIYQPHAAGDEGDVSGVHSK, from the coding sequence ATGCGCACGGTGAGGCTGAAGCTCGTCCTGACGGAGGAGCAGAAGGGCTCGCTGCTCAGGACCATGGAGGAGTACACCCGGGCGTTCGACCACGCGGCGCGGTGGGGGTATGAGCATCACTGCTGGGACAAGCGCAGGCTCCAGTACGAGATATATTATGATACCAGGGCAGCGGTACCCAAGTTGGGCGCTGGACTTATCCAGAGTTCCAAGGACGTTGCCTGTGAGGCGCTGAAGAGATGTAAGTGTAGGGCGGTTCCAAAAAGGAGGACGTATGCTGCTGTGAGGTACCCCTGGAAGGAAGCCAAGGTCTACTTCAGCTCAGGAACGGTGAGCTTATATTCCATTGAAGGAAGAATTCATGCTCCGGTAGTCTTGTACGCCTATCTGGAAAAGTACAAGGACTGGAAGTGTAAAATATCCAATCTGGTCTGGAACAAGATCACCAAGCTGTTCTTTCTCAACGTCGTTGTCGAGAATCGTGAAGTATTAGCTCAGAGCAAAGGTGATATCCTGGGTATAGATCGTGGTTTGAAGAACGTGGCTGTTTGCTCCAATAACATGTTCTTCAATTCCTCTCAGATCAATGCCACAAGGGGAAGGTATGCGAAGAACAAAGCGGAGCTGCAGGCGGTAGGCACTCGCTCGGCGATAAGAAGGTTAAGAAAGCAGTCCGGGCGAGAGAGACGGTTTGTGACCTGCGAGAACCATCGTATCTCTAAGATTATTGCGAGCACGGAGTTTGCGGTGTTCGCCCTGGAGGATCTGGCCAACATCAATATGTGTAGGTGGCTGGACCGGAGGACAAGGGGGAGGCTTCGCAGCTGGGCGTATCATCAGCTGGAGGTCTTTCTTCGATACAAAGCCGAGGAAATGGGAAAGGCGGTCGTCCTTGTCGACCCAACCTGCACATCACAATGGTGTTCCAGGTGCGGGTGGATCGACAAGAAGAGCCGGAAGGGAAACGAGTTCCACTGTGTGAAGTGCGGCTTCCAACTCAACGCTGATCTCAATGCCTCCAGGATCATTGCTCGCCTTGGCAGGTCTGATGCGAGCAGGCTGTTGATCTACCAGCCACATGCAGCGGGCGATGAGGGGGACGTTTCGGGCGTCCATAGCAAATGA
- a CDS encoding hydroxymethylglutaryl-CoA synthase encodes MEVGIVSYGAYLPRYRITPQEIGRVWGTDGEQMSKNLLILSKSVPSPDEDVITISIEAARNMLRRCEVNPQDIGAIYVGSESHPYAVKPTGTVVAEAIGAGPNLTVADYEFACKAGTAAIQTCMGLVGSGMIKYGVAIGADTSQGAPGDALEFSASAGGAAYLIGSEKVIARINKTCSYTTDTPDFWRREGQCYPSHGGRFTGEPAYFKHILAAAKNLFGVMGTKPTDYQYAVFHQPNGKFPVRVAKQLGFTEQQIEVGLLTPFIGNTYSGAVPLGLASVLDVAEPGQRIFAVAYGSGAGSDAFDITVTDEIKELRRERAPTVKELVERKKFLDYATYAKYRGKIRMKEGAE; translated from the coding sequence ATGGAAGTAGGCATTGTCAGCTACGGGGCGTACCTGCCCCGGTACAGGATCACCCCGCAGGAGATAGGCAGGGTGTGGGGGACCGACGGAGAGCAGATGAGCAAGAACCTGCTGATCCTCTCCAAATCCGTCCCCTCGCCTGACGAGGACGTCATAACCATCTCCATCGAGGCGGCCAGGAACATGTTGCGGCGCTGCGAGGTCAACCCCCAGGACATCGGTGCGATTTATGTCGGCTCGGAGTCGCATCCCTATGCGGTCAAGCCCACCGGGACCGTGGTGGCCGAGGCCATCGGGGCCGGCCCCAACCTCACGGTGGCGGACTATGAGTTCGCCTGCAAGGCCGGCACGGCCGCCATCCAGACCTGCATGGGCCTGGTCGGTTCGGGCATGATCAAGTACGGCGTGGCCATCGGCGCCGACACCTCCCAGGGAGCGCCCGGGGACGCCCTGGAGTTCTCCGCCTCGGCCGGCGGGGCTGCGTACCTCATCGGCTCCGAGAAGGTGATCGCCCGGATAAACAAGACCTGCTCCTACACCACGGACACGCCGGACTTCTGGCGCCGAGAGGGGCAGTGCTACCCCTCCCACGGTGGCCGCTTCACCGGCGAGCCGGCCTACTTCAAGCACATACTGGCCGCGGCCAAGAACCTCTTCGGTGTCATGGGCACCAAGCCTACCGACTATCAGTACGCGGTGTTCCACCAGCCCAACGGCAAGTTCCCGGTGAGGGTCGCCAAGCAGCTCGGTTTCACCGAACAGCAGATCGAGGTGGGGCTCCTGACGCCGTTCATCGGCAACACCTACTCCGGCGCCGTGCCCCTTGGTCTGGCGTCCGTTCTGGACGTTGCCGAGCCGGGGCAGCGCATCTTCGCTGTGGCCTACGGTTCCGGGGCGGGCTCGGACGCCTTCGACATCACCGTGACGGACGAGATAAAGGAGCTGCGTCGGGAGAGGGCGCCCACGGTCAAGGAGCTGGTGGAGAGGAAGAAGTTCCTGGACTACGCCACCTACGCCAAGTATCGGGGCAAGATCAGGATGAAGGAGGGAGCAGAATGA
- a CDS encoding helix-turn-helix domain-containing protein has protein sequence MREQLREKIAGEITLSADAGKTIRKWREEFGISQQEMARNLGISPSVISDYESGRRKSPGIAIIRRMVDGLIDLDERSGGRVLKKYDLGEKHDCIISINEFRTSLAASEFMDIIEADTLNEGISLERHIHGYTIIDSIKAITSLSSFDYLKIYGWSSERALIFTGVKFGRSPMIAIRAHPLKPSMVGYHRPEHVDELAIKLATLEGIPLIKTEMPVNTMIDRLKKLI, from the coding sequence ATGAGGGAGCAGCTGCGGGAGAAGATCGCAGGGGAGATCACGCTCTCTGCGGACGCGGGGAAGACCATCCGCAAGTGGAGGGAGGAGTTCGGCATCTCCCAGCAGGAGATGGCGCGGAACCTGGGAATATCGCCGTCGGTCATCAGCGACTATGAGTCTGGACGCAGAAAATCGCCGGGCATCGCCATCATCCGGCGCATGGTCGACGGGCTCATAGACCTGGACGAGCGCTCCGGGGGGAGGGTGCTGAAGAAGTACGACCTCGGGGAGAAGCACGACTGCATCATCAGCATCAACGAGTTCCGCACCAGCCTGGCCGCGTCGGAGTTCATGGACATCATCGAGGCCGATACCCTCAACGAGGGCATCTCCCTGGAACGCCACATTCACGGTTACACCATCATCGACTCCATCAAGGCCATAACCTCGCTGTCCTCGTTCGACTACCTCAAGATCTATGGATGGTCGAGCGAGCGGGCCCTGATCTTCACCGGGGTCAAGTTCGGCCGCTCCCCCATGATCGCCATTCGCGCCCATCCGCTGAAGCCGAGCATGGTCGGTTACCACCGCCCGGAGCACGTGGACGAGCTGGCCATCAAGCTGGCGACCCTCGAGGGGATACCGCTTATCAAGACGGAGATGCCGGTCAACACCATGATCGACCGTCTCAAGAAGCTCATTTAG